From the genome of uncultured Methanobacterium sp.:
TTAGCCAGGAAGGTGGATAATAATGAAATTGTCAGATGAACATTTCTCAGAAGGTGTAAATCAAAGAGGGGGACTTCGTGTTTCCACTCCCAGATAACAAAGCAAACTCCTAGGATAATCACCAGGATCACTCCTAGAGGGAACCAGTCAGGTAACTTGTTTATGTTCCGGGTTTCCTGAATCAAAAGAAGGAAGCTGGTGATGGTTAATAGAGTTAGAATGGAACCTATAAAGTCAAAACTTGGCGGTTTTTTAAGTTTTTGCCTTACTGGTATATATCTATTGGCAAAATAAATGGTTAGAATTGCTAATGGAATGTTCGCAATGAATATCCATCTCCAATTGGCGTATGTGTCCAGAAACCCTCCTAATCCATACCCCATTGATAATCCAATGGTGGTGGCCAGGGAAACATATCCAAATGCTTTCCCTCGACTTCCAGAGTCGAAACTGAGTGTGATTATTGCCGGAATCACTGAAAGTAACATGGATGATCCAATACCCTGGATTATACGAAAAAACAGCAAATGGTAAAAGTTCAGTGAGACTGCACACAGGTACGAGCCTGCAGCAAAGACAAATAGCCCCATTAGGAATATCTTTTTGTAGCCAACGAAATCCCCAATTCTACCAAAAATAAGCAGAAAGCTGGTAAGGATGACCAGATGGATGATTACAACCCAGGCAACCATGCTGGTACTTATATCCATATACTGGGAAAGGGTAGGCAGTGAAATGTTAATTATTCCCGCACTCAATGACCATAGAAAAACAGCCATGGACATGGAAAGTAGAATGAACAATTTTTGATGTTTTTCAACGATTTTCTTATTTCCCATTCAATTCCTCTTGGATTGACAATATTTGGCTAATTTCCAGCTATTTTAGTATGGTAGGATCAATCATCCTGATTCTTTGATTCATTAGAATGAACATTTTAATTAAAAAAGTACAAAATTAAATTTTCAGATGGGATCTCAATTTAGAGATCTTCAAATTCTTTTTTAAATTCTTGTTTTGTATTCTGGTTCATTGAAATAAATCGTAAAGTGCGTGCCATGTTCTCGTTCAAGTTCTATTGTCCCGTCTAATTGTTTGGTTAATTCACTAACTAACTGAAGTCCCAGGGAGGGTGTGTTTTCAATGTTGATATCTTCTGGAATTCCAGTACCATTATCACTGATCTCTAATTTAAATATGTTTTTCTTTATTCTTTGGAGTTTTATATTTATTACCGGGTTATCCTTTTGAAAATCTTTAAATGCATATTTAAGACTGTTAGAAACCAGTTCATTGATTATCAAACCTAATGGCATCACTGTTTCAATATCTAAATAGAAATCGCCCACATCCATCTGAATTTTCAGTCCATTTGTATCAAAACCATAAGCGTAGGTAAGATCATCTATCAGGTTCTGCACGTAATCTGAAAACTCAATTTTGGATAGATCTTTGGACTGGTACATTCTTTCATGGATCAATGCCATGGAATGTATGCGGTTTTCACTTTCTTTGTACTTTTCCAGTAGCACCTCATCGTCAATTTCCTCTGCCTGGAGCATTAA
Proteins encoded in this window:
- a CDS encoding MFS transporter; protein product: MGNKKIVEKHQKLFILLSMSMAVFLWSLSAGIINISLPTLSQYMDISTSMVAWVVIIHLVILTSFLLIFGRIGDFVGYKKIFLMGLFVFAAGSYLCAVSLNFYHLLFFRIIQGIGSSMLLSVIPAIITLSFDSGSRGKAFGYVSLATTIGLSMGYGLGGFLDTYANWRWIFIANIPLAILTIYFANRYIPVRQKLKKPPSFDFIGSILTLLTITSFLLLIQETRNINKLPDWFPLGVILVIILGVCFVIWEWKHEVPLFDLHLLRNVHLTISLLSTFLANLVLTGTIFLVPFYLELIHGYSADFAGMIILIPSLLILITGPLSGHLSDSFGSKPVTVLSALALIISMLILSIMDLTVGVLFIFTALAIRALCEGMFGPANNKMVMSHSSAEKTGAISSLLNTARYLGLVMGMVVFQGIFDSVISSQTQQVDIMQPGGAYHLIIPKTALLTGFQNAFFIGMLISVVIIVLSFLTKENEINT